A section of the Fibrobacter sp. UWH6 genome encodes:
- a CDS encoding ASCH domain-containing protein encodes MSTILLSIHPEYVRQILAGSKKFEFRRNVAKRHVDRILIYSTSPEMKVVGSVSVLGVLKDTPKKLWQKTKDFSGISHGKYMEYFSKREFAYAYQLGEVTMFKEPKSLSDYGITTAPQSFAYIDA; translated from the coding sequence ATGTCCACCATCCTTCTTTCCATCCATCCCGAATACGTTCGGCAAATCCTCGCCGGTTCAAAGAAGTTCGAGTTCCGTCGCAACGTGGCCAAGCGCCATGTGGACCGGATTCTCATTTACTCAACTTCGCCGGAAATGAAGGTCGTGGGCTCGGTTTCCGTTCTGGGCGTGCTGAAGGATACCCCCAAAAAGCTTTGGCAAAAGACGAAGGACTTCTCCGGAATTTCCCATGGCAAGTATATGGAATACTTCTCGAAGCGGGAATTCGCCTATGCGTACCAGCTGGGCGAAGTGACGATGTTCAAAGAGCCCAAAAGCCTTTCCGACTACGGAATCACCACCGCCCCGCAGTCCTTTGCATATATTGACGCGTAA
- a CDS encoding ATP/GTP-binding protein codes for MKNSTVSLKRILLENFKNVKKGEISLVRKVENGACIVGIYGQNGSGKTAIIEAMSLLKHCLLGYPMDPTITNYFASCINVDSESARLEFEFAIEDVEAETNYKVVYCFTLKKEDSNRNTKLIICNEKISYSSKNKDTSTKFVDYIDTDSEAPFVPKSKYDALIGKDKNKKTALLVAKKMAEANTASFIFSKEMHDAIQSEETNFILERLANYGARELFVIRTASTGRITLNDMPIHISLDHNEDHKSGSLLLPLNRPNTVAPHILQILERTISSLNIVLPQIVPNLKVGLKHLGQELMQNGIPGHIVQMTSSKDGHEFPLAMESDGVKKIISILSLLIDVYNNHSITVAIDELDSGIFEYLLGEILRIISEKGKGQLLFTSHNLRPLETLDKNFIVFTTTNPMNRYIRFSGVKTTNNLRDFYYRDIILGEQSEPVYETTNNSEIALAFKIAGGSNGS; via the coding sequence ATGAAAAACTCAACCGTTAGCTTAAAAAGAATTCTCCTGGAGAACTTCAAAAATGTCAAAAAAGGTGAAATTTCCCTAGTTCGCAAGGTGGAAAATGGAGCCTGCATTGTCGGCATTTACGGGCAAAACGGCTCCGGTAAAACGGCTATTATCGAAGCAATGAGTTTGCTGAAGCATTGTCTTCTGGGGTATCCTATGGACCCCACCATTACGAATTATTTTGCATCCTGCATTAACGTAGATAGCGAATCTGCACGTCTTGAATTTGAATTTGCCATTGAAGACGTTGAAGCCGAAACCAACTACAAGGTTGTCTATTGCTTCACATTGAAGAAAGAAGATAGCAACCGCAATACCAAGCTGATCATTTGCAACGAAAAGATTTCCTATTCCAGCAAGAATAAAGACACCTCAACAAAGTTTGTAGACTATATAGATACCGATAGCGAAGCTCCTTTTGTGCCGAAATCAAAATACGACGCACTTATCGGCAAAGACAAAAACAAGAAAACCGCTTTGCTTGTCGCAAAAAAGATGGCAGAGGCAAATACAGCATCCTTTATCTTTTCAAAGGAAATGCACGATGCCATACAGTCCGAAGAAACAAACTTCATTTTGGAACGTTTGGCAAATTATGGCGCACGAGAGCTCTTTGTGATTAGAACAGCATCGACAGGGCGAATCACCTTGAACGACATGCCCATCCACATTTCTCTGGACCACAATGAGGATCATAAGTCAGGAAGTTTGCTGTTGCCCTTGAACAGGCCCAATACGGTCGCACCGCATATCCTTCAGATTTTGGAACGAACCATCAGCAGTTTGAACATTGTGTTGCCGCAGATTGTTCCCAATCTTAAAGTAGGCTTGAAACATCTTGGCCAGGAACTCATGCAAAACGGCATACCGGGCCATATTGTGCAAATGACATCCAGCAAAGATGGCCACGAATTTCCTTTAGCTATGGAATCCGACGGCGTCAAGAAAATTATATCTATCCTGTCGTTACTCATCGACGTTTACAACAACCATTCCATTACAGTCGCCATCGACGAACTGGACTCCGGTATTTTTGAATACCTGCTTGGTGAAATTCTCAGAATCATTTCTGAAAAGGGTAAAGGCCAATTGCTATTTACGTCCCACAACTTGCGCCCTTTGGAAACGCTGGACAAGAATTTTATCGTGTTCACCACCACAAATCCAATGAACAGGTACATTCGCTTTAGCGGAGTCAAGACAACCAACAATTTGCGAGACTTCTATTACCGCGACATTATTCTTGGCGAGCAGAGCGAACCCGTTTACGAGACCACCAACAATTCCGAGATTGCCTTGGCATTCAAGATTGCAGGAGGCTCCAATGGCTCGTAA
- a CDS encoding CopG family antitoxin — translation MHKKTRLPKGFKLVDDFLSKEEIEELENDTSVREPMTLITGGHESETLEESIARIKKAIADSKEEKKMYSIRLKVKTVDAIKKKAAEAGIPYQTYVNVLLDKAAFA, via the coding sequence ATGCATAAGAAGACTAGACTGCCCAAAGGCTTTAAGCTGGTTGATGATTTCCTTTCTAAGGAGGAAATTGAGGAACTCGAAAATGACACCTCCGTGAGAGAGCCGATGACCCTAATTACCGGGGGGCATGAATCGGAAACTCTTGAGGAATCCATTGCCCGCATCAAGAAGGCTATTGCAGATTCCAAAGAAGAGAAGAAAATGTATTCTATCCGGCTTAAAGTCAAAACGGTTGATGCAATCAAGAAAAAAGCGGCCGAAGCGGGTATTCCGTACCAGACGTATGTGAACGTTTTGCTGGATAAAGCCGCTTTCGCATAA
- a CDS encoding type I restriction endonuclease subunit R yields MPIYDENAYEQCLKELFQDVLGWDYRYGPDVDRDFHSPLLDSVLEESIRRINPKAAPEAIEEALNKVRNFENDDLVKQNALFMDYIQCGVEVSYHKAGETKSDIIYLVDYKDVDNNSFIFANQWTFIEKSNKRPDVLLFLNGLPVCLFELKSPSREETDASEAYLQIRNYMQEIPTLFIYNCICVMSDQLISKAGTITSGEDRFMEWKTKDGNRESGAIADFSTFFEGIFQKDRLLDIIKNFICFNNDGLKTFKILSGYHQYFAVRKAVERTKQAVSGDGKIGVFWHTQGSGKSLSMVFYANLLQSSIESPTIVVITDRNDLDNQLYGQFANCKDFLRQEPVQAESREHLKKLLNGRKANGIIFTTMQKFEESDEPLSDRRNIIVMADEAHRGQYGLAEKVKTSEDASGNLVVRTIKGTARIIRDSLPNASFIGFTGTPISREDRNTTEVFGGYIDIYDMTQAVEDGATRPVYYESRVVRLKLDDKVLAQIDSEYDMLAGGASPEIIEKSKHELGQLEAILGHEKTINSLVDDILEHYETNRQDLYTGKAMIVAYSRGIAMKMFNRILELRPEWAGTTSQVMVGDQTVTVPGEDAKIAVVMTESNKDPETWHPIVGNKTHRQELAVRFKDNKGPLKIVIVVDMWLTGFDVPSLATMYVFKPMESHNLMQAIARVNRVYEDKEGGLVVDYIGIASALKRAMNDYTVRDRKNYGEMDIAKQALPKAQEKLEICRSLFHGFDYSDFFSNSSLKMGVCITDALNFILEKSREEQKKSFVKEALMLRQSLSLCSSIAPAEMRNEANFFEAVRVQLMRFMYGAGKSKVTLKDVNARINELLKQSVKSKGVLNLFSSVGENFSLFDPKFLEDVAKMKHKNIAVEILKKLIEEQVRVYSRTNIVNSQKFSELFHQAMNRYLNGQLTNEEVIQELLKLASSISDAAASGEKLGLTKEETAFYDALTSPEGIRKAYSDEQFIALTKELTEKLRKSRTIDWQRKESARASMRTAIKKLLKKYKYPPEGWESAIKTVITQCELWTDNEEMFDSMRAANSAEGSANANKNIAGNQLYFAPGDDVTSYGIAADKGIN; encoded by the coding sequence ATGCCAATCTACGACGAAAATGCTTACGAGCAGTGCTTAAAGGAACTATTCCAGGATGTTCTGGGATGGGATTACCGTTATGGCCCCGACGTAGATAGAGATTTCCATAGCCCGTTACTGGATTCTGTACTTGAGGAATCGATCCGTAGGATCAATCCCAAGGCTGCGCCCGAGGCTATCGAAGAGGCCCTGAATAAGGTCCGCAACTTCGAAAACGATGATCTTGTAAAGCAGAATGCCCTGTTCATGGATTACATCCAGTGTGGCGTTGAGGTCAGTTATCATAAGGCAGGGGAGACCAAGTCCGATATCATCTACCTTGTGGATTACAAGGACGTTGATAACAATTCTTTCATTTTTGCAAACCAGTGGACCTTTATCGAAAAGTCCAACAAGCGGCCCGACGTGCTCTTGTTCTTGAATGGTTTGCCTGTTTGCCTTTTTGAATTGAAGTCTCCCAGCCGCGAAGAGACCGACGCCAGCGAAGCTTACCTGCAAATCCGCAATTATATGCAGGAGATTCCTACGCTGTTTATCTATAACTGCATCTGCGTCATGTCTGACCAGCTGATTTCAAAAGCCGGTACCATTACCAGCGGCGAAGACCGCTTTATGGAATGGAAAACCAAGGATGGTAACCGTGAATCTGGTGCTATTGCAGACTTTTCCACCTTCTTTGAAGGAATCTTCCAGAAGGATCGACTTCTTGATATTATCAAGAACTTCATCTGCTTCAATAACGATGGATTAAAGACTTTTAAGATTCTGTCTGGCTACCATCAGTATTTTGCAGTGCGCAAGGCTGTAGAACGAACTAAGCAAGCTGTAAGTGGCGATGGCAAAATCGGCGTTTTCTGGCATACCCAGGGCTCCGGAAAATCCCTTTCCATGGTGTTCTATGCCAACTTGCTTCAGTCCAGCATCGAAAGCCCGACCATTGTGGTGATTACGGACAGAAACGATCTGGATAACCAGCTGTATGGCCAGTTTGCCAACTGTAAGGATTTCCTACGTCAGGAACCTGTTCAGGCTGAATCTCGCGAGCACCTGAAGAAGTTGCTTAATGGTCGTAAGGCCAACGGCATCATCTTTACCACCATGCAGAAGTTCGAGGAATCCGACGAACCTCTGTCTGATCGCCGCAATATCATTGTGATGGCTGATGAAGCCCATCGCGGTCAGTATGGTTTAGCAGAAAAGGTAAAGACTTCCGAAGATGCTTCTGGTAATTTAGTAGTCCGCACCATAAAGGGTACAGCTCGCATTATTCGTGACAGTCTGCCCAATGCAAGCTTCATCGGCTTTACGGGTACGCCCATTAGCCGTGAAGATCGCAACACCACGGAAGTTTTTGGTGGCTATATTGATATTTACGATATGACCCAGGCTGTGGAAGATGGTGCAACTCGCCCTGTCTATTATGAAAGCCGAGTTGTCCGCCTAAAGTTGGACGACAAGGTCCTTGCCCAGATTGATTCTGAATATGATATGTTGGCTGGGGGTGCCTCTCCGGAAATCATTGAGAAAAGCAAGCATGAATTAGGCCAGCTAGAAGCAATTCTCGGTCACGAAAAGACAATCAACTCCTTGGTTGATGACATCCTGGAACACTACGAAACTAATCGTCAGGATCTTTATACTGGCAAGGCCATGATTGTGGCTTATTCTCGTGGCATTGCCATGAAGATGTTTAATCGTATTCTGGAACTGCGTCCTGAATGGGCAGGAACCACATCTCAAGTGATGGTGGGTGATCAAACCGTAACAGTTCCCGGAGAAGATGCAAAGATTGCCGTGGTCATGACCGAAAGCAACAAGGATCCCGAAACATGGCATCCTATTGTGGGCAATAAGACTCACCGCCAGGAATTGGCTGTAAGATTCAAGGACAATAAAGGTCCGTTGAAAATCGTGATTGTGGTGGACATGTGGCTTACGGGATTCGACGTTCCGTCCCTTGCGACCATGTACGTCTTTAAGCCGATGGAAAGCCATAACCTGATGCAGGCCATTGCACGCGTAAACCGAGTCTACGAAGACAAGGAAGGCGGCCTGGTGGTAGATTACATCGGTATCGCCAGCGCATTAAAACGTGCCATGAACGACTATACCGTTCGTGACCGTAAGAACTATGGCGAAATGGACATTGCAAAACAGGCTTTGCCCAAGGCCCAGGAAAAACTGGAAATTTGCCGTAGCCTGTTCCATGGATTCGACTACTCCGATTTCTTCAGCAATTCCTCGCTGAAGATGGGTGTATGCATTACCGATGCATTGAACTTTATTTTAGAGAAAAGCCGCGAAGAACAGAAGAAGTCTTTTGTCAAAGAAGCCTTGATGCTTCGCCAATCCCTCTCACTATGCTCTTCCATAGCTCCTGCAGAAATGCGAAACGAAGCGAACTTCTTTGAAGCAGTTCGTGTGCAGCTCATGCGCTTTATGTATGGCGCAGGCAAGAGCAAGGTTACCCTCAAGGATGTAAACGCACGAATCAACGAATTGCTGAAGCAAAGCGTAAAATCTAAAGGCGTTCTAAATCTGTTCAGTAGTGTAGGGGAGAACTTCTCCCTGTTTGATCCCAAGTTCCTTGAAGATGTGGCCAAGATGAAACACAAGAACATCGCGGTGGAAATCTTGAAGAAACTTATCGAGGAACAAGTTCGGGTTTATTCCAGAACGAATATCGTGAACTCCCAGAAGTTCTCGGAGCTTTTCCATCAGGCCATGAACCGTTACCTGAACGGTCAGCTAACCAACGAAGAAGTAATCCAGGAATTGCTGAAGTTGGCAAGTAGCATTTCCGACGCCGCTGCTTCTGGCGAAAAGCTTGGCCTGACCAAGGAAGAAACCGCATTCTACGATGCCCTTACAAGCCCCGAAGGGATTCGTAAGGCGTATAGCGACGAGCAGTTTATCGCACTTACTAAGGAGCTTACAGAAAAGCTTCGTAAGAGCCGCACCATCGACTGGCAACGAAAGGAAAGCGCCCGCGCCTCCATGCGCACCGCCATCAAGAAACTCCTCAAGAAATACAAGTACCCGCCCGAAGGCTGGGAAAGTGCCATCAAGACCGTAATCACCCAGTGCGAACTCTGGACCGACAACGAAGAAATGTTTGACAGCATGCGCGCCGCGAATTCCGCAGAAGGAAGTGCAAACGCAAATAAGAACATCGCCGGTAATCAGCTATACTTCGCACCCGGAGACGATGTGACCAGCTACGGAATTGCTGCGGATAAAGGGATAAATTAG
- a CDS encoding restriction endonuclease — MPTLSFKDAAIKILHESKHPMTPIEIYQIAAKQQLVKTSGKTPEATMGAQIYTDIKKNGANSPFVQVGKGLFTAATKSNKEKSPEQLILEYNEAQTIALKERLLNTDPFIFEHLIGDLLEKLGYENVEVTKRSGDGGIDVKANLTVYGFTNVKTAVQVKRYSHNVSDNVVRELRGAAEVDQRGLIITTADFTKAAKEEASAPNKMPVSLVNGKKLLELLIKYEIGVKSKKTELISLDEDYFESLEDDDSSLILEKRMSIWPLPGGIDHYYDSLLDVLNALKSQPKSKEDMVKWFKTQYDSVNSDKTIASYMSTIFSNLGLVQLVDKKYKLTPSAESFIENPSKDAAFEILNERIFGIEETLSFVENSENPVSDNDVRIYLNDNFNVDWSTNAQASFRLLWLWNLGKIQRNEDGRYSKL; from the coding sequence ATGCCCACTCTCTCTTTTAAAGATGCTGCTATAAAGATTCTTCACGAATCAAAACATCCCATGACTCCCATTGAAATTTATCAAATTGCAGCAAAGCAGCAGTTGGTAAAAACTTCAGGTAAAACTCCGGAAGCTACAATGGGTGCGCAAATTTATACAGATATTAAAAAGAACGGAGCTAATTCTCCTTTTGTCCAAGTGGGTAAGGGTTTGTTCACTGCTGCGACTAAGTCTAATAAAGAAAAAAGTCCTGAACAGCTGATTCTTGAATATAATGAGGCTCAGACGATAGCTTTGAAAGAACGCCTGTTGAATACAGATCCGTTTATTTTTGAACATCTCATCGGAGATCTTCTCGAAAAACTTGGTTATGAGAATGTAGAAGTGACTAAGCGGTCTGGAGATGGAGGCATAGATGTAAAAGCGAATCTTACTGTTTATGGTTTTACAAATGTTAAAACCGCCGTTCAAGTTAAACGATATTCTCACAATGTTAGTGACAATGTTGTTAGAGAACTTCGCGGCGCTGCAGAAGTTGATCAGAGAGGTTTGATTATTACAACTGCTGATTTCACAAAGGCTGCTAAAGAAGAGGCTTCCGCTCCAAATAAAATGCCGGTTTCCCTTGTTAATGGGAAAAAACTTTTAGAGTTGCTGATTAAGTATGAAATAGGTGTCAAGTCCAAAAAGACAGAATTGATTTCTTTGGATGAAGACTATTTTGAATCTTTAGAGGACGATGATTCTAGTTTGATTTTGGAAAAAAGGATGTCTATTTGGCCTTTGCCAGGCGGAATCGATCATTATTATGATTCTTTGCTTGATGTTTTGAATGCACTAAAAAGCCAGCCCAAGTCAAAAGAAGATATGGTGAAATGGTTTAAAACACAATATGATTCTGTAAATAGTGATAAAACAATTGCTAGCTACATGAGTACGATTTTCTCAAATCTCGGCTTAGTTCAACTTGTCGATAAAAAATATAAACTAACGCCTTCTGCAGAATCTTTCATAGAAAACCCTTCAAAAGATGCTGCTTTTGAAATATTGAACGAACGAATTTTTGGAATTGAAGAAACATTGTCTTTTGTTGAAAACTCTGAAAACCCCGTATCGGACAATGATGTTCGTATCTATCTCAATGATAATTTCAATGTAGATTGGTCCACAAATGCGCAGGCTTCATTTAGGCTTCTGTGGCTTTGGAATCTTGGTAAAATTCAACGCAATGAAGATGGAAGGTATAGTAAGCTATGA
- a CDS encoding DUF262 domain-containing protein, with product MNVDPKIVWLKELLTWPLCVPPYQRPYTWSVKAASTLFHDVVNACENSIQEYRMGSVILYENGEQMEIVDGQQRLTTLSILFYCLDNNFVNGLLSQEYGRASKPAISQNFIILSQLCGNFTEDKRKKLMDYVQEHCSLVVISAPSEQSAFQFFDSQNSRGKELAPHDLLKSYHLREMNDDSVETKTQIINTWENSDQKQLAALFENSLYPLVQWHRRLNGLGYSSKDINTFKGIQRNSGFNFSVYHKAANLYIEQANQSNVYELLSDRKICQFQLTQPIIAGKRFFAYTLHYLELYKQINVQIAFKYPELSNGGRGDWLVRNLFVNAVMFFVDRFGMNCLNDSVFCTLFSWVYVLRISLYSVYEESVNKYARGEHSINYGLNIFYEISMMNNPNELFSVALARPDKTKATPSEKKSYQNRVKSYFDLWDKYSGVEA from the coding sequence ATGAATGTTGATCCCAAAATTGTTTGGCTTAAGGAATTACTGACTTGGCCTTTGTGCGTTCCACCTTATCAACGACCGTACACTTGGAGTGTAAAGGCTGCATCAACCTTATTTCATGATGTAGTGAATGCGTGCGAAAATTCCATTCAGGAATATCGTATGGGATCGGTTATTCTCTATGAAAATGGAGAACAAATGGAAATTGTGGATGGACAGCAACGTTTAACGACCTTGTCCATCCTTTTTTATTGTTTGGATAATAATTTCGTAAATGGATTGTTGTCTCAAGAATATGGCAGGGCTTCTAAGCCTGCTATATCTCAGAATTTTATAATTCTGAGTCAGCTATGTGGAAACTTTACAGAAGACAAACGAAAAAAACTGATGGACTATGTTCAGGAGCATTGCTCATTGGTTGTTATTTCAGCTCCAAGTGAACAATCTGCTTTTCAGTTTTTCGATTCTCAGAATTCAAGAGGCAAGGAACTGGCTCCCCATGATTTGCTTAAGTCTTATCATTTAAGGGAAATGAATGACGATTCTGTGGAGACCAAAACTCAGATCATAAACACCTGGGAAAATTCTGACCAAAAACAGCTTGCTGCGCTCTTTGAAAATTCGCTTTATCCCTTGGTGCAATGGCATCGTCGCTTAAATGGTCTTGGATATTCATCCAAGGACATTAACACTTTCAAGGGCATTCAAAGAAATTCCGGTTTTAATTTCTCTGTTTACCATAAGGCAGCCAATCTTTACATAGAACAGGCTAACCAAAGCAATGTTTATGAATTGCTTTCGGATCGAAAGATTTGTCAATTTCAGTTGACTCAGCCTATAATTGCGGGAAAGCGCTTTTTTGCATATACCTTACATTATCTAGAACTGTACAAACAGATTAATGTACAAATTGCATTCAAGTATCCGGAACTTTCTAACGGTGGCCGCGGTGATTGGCTAGTTCGAAATCTTTTTGTTAATGCAGTCATGTTTTTTGTTGATAGATTTGGAATGAATTGTTTGAATGATTCTGTCTTTTGTACTTTGTTCTCGTGGGTGTATGTATTAAGGATCTCTTTGTATAGTGTTTATGAAGAATCTGTGAATAAGTATGCCAGAGGCGAACATTCTATCAATTACGGACTCAATATCTTTTATGAAATCAGTATGATGAACAATCCCAACGAGTTGTTTTCTGTTGCGTTGGCAAGACCTGACAAAACCAAGGCAACCCCTAGCGAAAAGAAAAGTTATCAAAATCGTGTCAAATCCTATTTTGATCTTTGGGATAAATATTCTGGGGTGGAGGCGTAA
- a CDS encoding DUF262 domain-containing protein — protein MQINPNTKNVVQPQMLSVADIFKNVHYVVPIYQRNYAWEKDQIEQLLQDILDVTDDYYLGNLIVNKSGNNFEVIDGQQRLTTLYLMMLCLKKSVAEDALTFEARDKSNDTFKKMKTGAPSSEWLSTELKTGYDIIENFFKSKMKDSAAYDNFYEKLSKIKIARVQVPEGIDLNHYFEIMNTRGEQLTPHEIVKARILAILDKNDAVVAAKIWDACALMDSYVQMNFDTESRKKLFGEDWTGFNCDSFESAAANCTSTVKSEEDDVTFKLVEFLKGGAVLKDGDKLKNDSKDEQERFESVISFPNFLLHVNAVISGPNFSNLDSLDDKKFLKSLMVYWENSEKAKTFIFTLLKCRYLLDKYIIKREFYKDYREEGRWMLQGIKAYHDKKKDSLKPQYFGTYNTQTDADSESIEDKTRFDTEKTKSIRMLESCLRITYTSPKMMHWITDVLLALYKNENVELIPLLEKYCCTKVQESNYENASGFGIERIVFTYLDYLLWRDGFSYNGSSVISKMENYQYQYRNSIEHFSPQHPAERKAWDDGDLNSFGNLALVTVSGNSKFSNNEPVGKISSFGSVVEQSMKLKVMAAMTKSNNGNWTQEMAAIHKDDMFSIIQNDLKLNL, from the coding sequence ATGCAGATTAATCCCAATACGAAGAATGTTGTGCAACCACAAATGTTGAGTGTTGCAGATATTTTTAAAAATGTTCATTATGTGGTTCCTATTTACCAGCGAAACTATGCGTGGGAAAAGGATCAGATAGAACAATTACTTCAAGATATTCTTGATGTAACTGATGATTATTATTTGGGAAATTTGATTGTCAATAAGTCAGGCAATAATTTTGAAGTAATCGATGGACAGCAACGTTTGACCACTCTTTATTTAATGATGCTTTGCTTGAAAAAGAGTGTGGCTGAAGATGCACTAACCTTTGAAGCACGCGATAAATCTAATGACACCTTCAAAAAAATGAAGACGGGGGCCCCTTCTTCAGAATGGCTGTCGACGGAACTGAAAACTGGCTACGATATCATTGAAAATTTCTTTAAATCAAAAATGAAAGATTCTGCTGCGTACGATAATTTCTACGAAAAATTATCTAAAATCAAGATTGCCCGTGTACAGGTTCCAGAAGGAATAGACCTTAATCATTATTTTGAAATAATGAATACTCGAGGAGAACAGCTGACTCCTCACGAAATTGTTAAGGCAAGAATTCTTGCAATTCTCGATAAGAATGATGCCGTTGTTGCCGCCAAGATTTGGGATGCCTGTGCTTTAATGGATTCATACGTTCAAATGAATTTTGATACGGAATCTAGAAAAAAGTTATTTGGCGAAGACTGGACTGGCTTTAATTGTGATTCTTTTGAAAGCGCCGCGGCAAATTGCACTTCTACAGTAAAATCTGAAGAAGATGATGTAACATTTAAATTGGTCGAATTTTTAAAAGGTGGAGCCGTTTTAAAAGATGGTGATAAACTTAAGAACGATTCAAAGGATGAACAAGAACGTTTTGAATCGGTAATTTCGTTCCCTAATTTTTTGTTACATGTAAATGCTGTTATTTCTGGCCCAAATTTCTCCAATTTGGATAGCCTTGATGATAAAAAGTTTCTTAAATCTTTAATGGTTTACTGGGAAAACTCTGAAAAAGCCAAGACTTTTATTTTCACTTTACTAAAGTGCCGTTATTTGTTGGACAAATATATAATCAAACGCGAATTCTACAAGGATTACCGCGAAGAGGGCCGTTGGATGCTTCAGGGCATAAAGGCCTATCATGATAAGAAAAAAGATTCTCTAAAGCCTCAGTATTTCGGAACATACAATACGCAAACAGATGCAGATTCTGAAAGTATCGAAGATAAAACTCGTTTTGATACCGAAAAAACAAAAAGTATAAGAATGCTGGAATCTTGCCTGAGGATTACCTATACTTCTCCCAAGATGATGCATTGGATTACTGATGTTTTACTTGCACTGTATAAAAATGAAAATGTAGAATTGATTCCTTTGCTAGAAAAGTATTGCTGTACAAAAGTTCAGGAAAGCAATTATGAAAACGCCTCTGGCTTTGGTATTGAACGAATCGTATTCACGTATTTAGACTACTTGCTTTGGCGCGATGGCTTCTCTTATAATGGATCTTCTGTTATAAGTAAAATGGAAAACTATCAGTATCAATATCGTAATTCCATTGAACATTTCTCACCACAGCATCCTGCTGAAAGAAAAGCTTGGGATGATGGAGACTTGAATTCATTTGGCAATCTAGCCTTGGTTACCGTTTCTGGAAATTCTAAGTTTTCTAACAATGAACCGGTTGGAAAAATCAGCAGTTTTGGAAGTGTTGTAGAACAAAGTATGAAACTGAAGGTTATGGCTGCGATGACAAAGTCTAATAACGGAAATTGGACGCAAGAAATGGCTGCGATTCATAAGGATGATATGTTCTCTATTATTCAGAATGATTTAAAGTTGAACCTTTAA